From Klebsiella electrica, the proteins below share one genomic window:
- a CDS encoding sugar phosphate isomerase/epimerase family protein, which translates to MQLTVFRTLWGVTTPWQQTVSELKSVGCGGIEARVPLTPEEQQTLARRLQESALEYIAIVFSGGGVIPAQADTPRQHLERLKGRFDDAKALNPRFVNLLAGNDRWPLAQQVDFLGKAHELAAAYELTCSFETHRATSLYSPWLTLEIIQQLPQLRFTADISHWLVVSERLLDDPCDDFSAFIDRVHHIQARAGYDQGPQVPHPAAPEYQAALQFQQRFWQQIWHSQRRRGYQHTTLTPEFGPDGYLHHLPFTNVPVADLWSLNAWMATHEQQHFAEFLSLTEKELQK; encoded by the coding sequence ATGCAACTCACGGTTTTTCGTACGCTTTGGGGCGTCACCACCCCGTGGCAGCAAACGGTCAGCGAGCTGAAAAGCGTCGGCTGCGGCGGCATCGAAGCACGCGTACCGCTGACCCCGGAAGAGCAGCAGACGCTGGCCCGACGCCTGCAGGAATCGGCGCTGGAGTATATCGCTATCGTGTTCAGCGGCGGTGGCGTGATCCCCGCTCAGGCCGACACGCCCCGGCAGCATCTTGAACGCCTGAAAGGTCGTTTTGATGACGCCAAAGCGCTGAACCCGCGCTTCGTTAATCTGCTGGCCGGTAACGACCGCTGGCCGCTGGCGCAGCAGGTGGATTTCCTCGGCAAGGCCCACGAACTGGCGGCGGCCTATGAGCTGACCTGCAGCTTTGAGACCCATCGCGCCACCTCGCTGTATAGCCCGTGGCTGACTCTCGAGATTATCCAGCAGCTGCCGCAGTTGCGGTTTACCGCCGACATCAGCCACTGGCTTGTGGTGAGCGAGCGTCTGCTGGATGACCCCTGCGATGATTTCAGCGCGTTTATCGACCGCGTACACCACATTCAGGCCCGCGCCGGTTACGACCAGGGGCCGCAGGTGCCCCATCCGGCGGCCCCGGAATATCAGGCTGCGCTGCAGTTTCAGCAGCGTTTCTGGCAGCAAATCTGGCACTCGCAGCGCCGACGCGGGTATCAGCACACCACGCTGACGCCCGAGTTCGGCCCCGATGGCTATCTGCATCATCTACCGTTCACCAACGTCCCGGTGGCCGACCTGTGGTCGCTGAATGCGTGGATGGCTACACATGAACAGCAGCATTTTGCCGAGTTTTTATCGTTAACCGAAAAGGAACTGCAGAAATGA
- the speB gene encoding agmatinase, with the protein MDNVFHQPQGGNEMPRFGGRATMMRLPFIENLQGLDAAFVGIPLDIGTSQRSGTRYGPRYIRAESVMIRPYNMATGAAPFESLSVADIGDVPINTYNLLKSVQIIEDYYTDFNSFPLIPLTLGGDHTITLPILRALTKKHGPVGLIHVDAHTDTNDEMFGEKIAHGTTFRRAVEEGLLDLKRVVQIGQRAQGYAAGDFQWGVDQGFRLVQAEQCWHKSLAPLMAEVRQQMGNGPVYLSFDIDSLDPIWAPGTGTPEVGGLTSIQALEIVRGCRGLNLIGCDLVEVSPPYDISGNTSQLAANLLYEMLCVLPGVKYP; encoded by the coding sequence ATGGATAACGTCTTTCATCAACCGCAGGGTGGCAACGAGATGCCACGTTTTGGCGGCCGCGCAACGATGATGCGCCTGCCGTTTATTGAAAATTTACAGGGACTTGATGCGGCATTCGTCGGCATCCCATTAGACATCGGTACTTCTCAGCGATCCGGCACCCGCTACGGGCCGCGCTATATCCGCGCCGAATCGGTGATGATTCGCCCCTATAACATGGCAACCGGGGCGGCACCTTTCGAATCGCTGTCGGTGGCCGACATTGGCGACGTACCGATAAATACCTACAACCTGCTCAAATCGGTGCAGATTATCGAGGATTACTACACGGATTTTAATAGTTTCCCGCTAATCCCGCTGACCCTAGGCGGAGATCACACCATCACCCTGCCGATCCTGCGCGCCCTGACAAAAAAACATGGTCCGGTTGGCCTGATTCATGTCGATGCGCATACCGATACCAATGATGAAATGTTCGGGGAAAAAATCGCCCACGGCACCACCTTCCGCCGCGCCGTAGAAGAGGGTCTGCTGGATCTCAAACGGGTAGTGCAGATTGGTCAGCGAGCCCAGGGTTACGCCGCCGGCGACTTCCAGTGGGGCGTTGACCAGGGTTTTCGTCTGGTACAGGCGGAGCAGTGCTGGCACAAGTCTCTCGCCCCGCTGATGGCTGAAGTCCGCCAGCAGATGGGCAATGGCCCGGTCTATCTCAGCTTCGATATCGACAGCCTCGACCCTATCTGGGCGCCCGGTACCGGCACGCCAGAAGTTGGCGGCCTGACATCTATTCAGGCACTGGAAATCGTCCGCGGCTGCCGCGGCCTGAACCTGATTGGCTGCGATCTGGTCGAGGTCTCGCCGCCTTACGACATCAGCGGCAACACCTCCCAGTTGGCGGCAAACCTGCTGTACGAAATGCTCTGCGTCCTGCCCGGCGTGAAATATCCATAG
- a CDS encoding LysR family transcriptional regulator codes for MLNDGSLNIRQLQVFEAVARLESYNRAQQELGISVSAISNAMSQLEGQLGFSLCQRGRGGFALTEKGQQFLQQAIRVLSELNELERQSALLKGEHSGTICISTLDSIETETALSLPVVLRSFSDKFPHVHIKLIIRTPAEQLNGVLNNHIDLAIGSYNSQVHNIISEPLYREQHWLYCSDLHPMFFSRQLDKEHISQCPLVTRSYWNTSDLRRRGFNKGSATVETVDAQLLLILSGKYIGYLPEHYAWPWIKENRLRVLLPNEFGFQSPFSAICKRGRSNEPYLKEFRNLLKKNTVARPKWNY; via the coding sequence ATGCTCAACGACGGCAGTCTCAACATTCGACAGCTGCAGGTTTTTGAGGCGGTGGCGCGCCTGGAAAGCTATAACAGAGCCCAGCAGGAGCTGGGTATTTCGGTATCGGCAATCAGCAACGCGATGTCTCAGCTGGAAGGGCAACTGGGGTTCAGCCTGTGCCAGCGCGGGCGCGGCGGCTTTGCGCTGACCGAGAAAGGGCAGCAGTTTTTACAGCAGGCGATTCGGGTGCTGAGCGAGCTGAACGAGCTGGAGCGCCAGTCGGCGCTGCTGAAAGGCGAGCACAGCGGCACGATTTGTATCTCAACGCTGGACTCGATTGAAACTGAAACCGCGCTGTCGCTGCCGGTGGTCCTGCGTAGCTTCAGCGATAAGTTCCCCCATGTGCATATCAAGCTGATTATCCGCACCCCGGCGGAGCAGCTGAACGGCGTGCTGAACAACCATATCGATTTGGCGATCGGCAGCTACAACTCCCAGGTGCATAACATTATCAGCGAGCCGCTCTATCGCGAGCAGCACTGGCTCTACTGCAGCGATCTTCATCCGATGTTTTTCAGCCGCCAGCTTGATAAAGAGCATATCAGCCAGTGTCCGCTGGTGACCCGCAGCTACTGGAATACCAGCGATCTGCGTCGGCGCGGTTTCAATAAAGGCAGCGCCACCGTGGAAACCGTCGATGCGCAGCTGCTGCTGATTCTCTCAGGGAAATATATCGGCTATCTCCCTGAGCATTACGCCTGGCCGTGGATCAAAGAGAACCGGCTGCGGGTGTTACTGCCTAATGAATTTGGCTTTCAGTCGCCGTTTTCGGCGATCTGCAAACGCGGGCGCAGTAACGAGCCATATCTGAAAGAGTTTCGCAATTTGCTGAAGAAGAATACGGTGGCCAGGCCGAAGTGGAACTATTGA
- a CDS encoding DUF6404 family protein codes for MAFEEKKKKALALMEEKKMWRSNYAPPLLRLFWKAGGKMPPPPFAPFWLNMLFFAVWFGPLWGVFMWFSTWQSEGYSASGALFASATAGVLFGFFMALFHVWRKRANKLPDWDRL; via the coding sequence ATGGCATTTGAAGAGAAGAAGAAAAAAGCGCTTGCGCTGATGGAAGAGAAAAAGATGTGGCGGAGCAACTATGCGCCTCCGCTGCTGCGTCTTTTCTGGAAAGCCGGAGGTAAAATGCCGCCGCCGCCGTTTGCCCCGTTCTGGCTCAATATGCTGTTTTTCGCCGTCTGGTTTGGCCCTTTATGGGGCGTTTTTATGTGGTTCAGCACCTGGCAAAGTGAAGGCTATAGCGCCTCAGGCGCGCTGTTCGCCAGCGCGACCGCCGGGGTCTTATTCGGCTTTTTTATGGCGCTGTTTCATGTCTGGCGTAAGCGCGCCAACAAGCTGCCGGACTGGGATCGTCTGTAG
- a CDS encoding RrF2 family transcriptional regulator, with protein sequence MLDYRFPTALQMVLSVAMAEQLGQRSTSAILAYGLEANPSFIRKLMVPLTRDGIIVSTLGRNGSIHLGRPAESITLRDIYVSVIEDKKLWASRPDVPARCVVSANACWYFKSIADEAEQASLDVLARHTVASALEKVKKGDTSGCDLLPELDTLKKAH encoded by the coding sequence ATGTTAGATTATCGCTTCCCGACAGCTTTGCAGATGGTTCTCAGCGTAGCGATGGCGGAGCAGTTGGGTCAACGTTCGACGAGTGCGATTCTGGCCTACGGACTGGAAGCCAACCCGAGCTTTATCCGCAAATTAATGGTGCCGCTCACCCGTGACGGTATTATTGTCTCCACGCTGGGACGTAACGGTTCCATTCACCTTGGTCGCCCGGCGGAGAGCATCACCCTGCGTGATATCTACGTGTCGGTGATTGAAGATAAAAAGCTGTGGGCGTCGCGGCCCGATGTGCCGGCCCGCTGCGTGGTCAGCGCCAACGCCTGCTGGTACTTCAAGTCTATCGCCGACGAAGCAGAGCAGGCTTCTCTGGATGTATTAGCCCGCCATACCGTGGCAAGCGCGCTGGAAAAGGTCAAAAAAGGCGATACCAGCGGCTGCGATCTGCTACCGGAACTGGATACTCTGAAAAAAGCGCATTAA